Part of the Carassius auratus strain Wakin linkage group LG28B, ASM336829v1, whole genome shotgun sequence genome, ATTGGATTTGTACTAGTTACTTGAATGCAATAACTTAATCGATCAGACTAAATTTGACATGGTCGAACCTGTTACGGCaagcaataatatttttaaggatggcctaaatGCAAATTGAGGAAATGAGGAAACTATCCAGACACAGGTGGATGAAGGTTAACTAATCAGTGACTAATGAGAACAGgtacagactagacagagcataTTTGTGACAATGTTCCCTTACCTTAGAATTCTCAGTGTGTAGTTGCTATGGCTGGTATAGTTACTAACAACTAGTATGCTTTTCTCCTTCTAATGTTAGGTACCCAACTCATCTTCAATACATTGAGCTTCTGTCAAATGTGATAATGGATTACCCATATCTAAGGGAAAGTATTGGGTCTGGATATGTAAGTTTTCAATTGTATGTAATGTTCTTCAAAATGAGTTCATAgttttttcaaatgaataataataattagaaatgaatTATTGGGGATACCAGTTTTTTTGTCAAGAATACACTTTCTAGTAGGTCCATTTGGTATTTTATTTCATGGCAGTAAACTGTTTTATGAGGAAGAAAGCTCTGTATTTTCATGATGCGTTTAGGAAATTCTAAAAGGCTTTTAAATTTATAAGTCAAACTTTTCAAGAACATACTGCAAGTATGCATATACCCAAAATGCACCTGGTCAAATAATTGTgtatacaacaaaataaacttGCTCCATAGGTTTTTGCAATGAGGCTGACTGTTAGCATGAAggtaaatgtttcattaaaaactACAATCTCTTGTTGTTTCAAGGATGCCCTGCTTGAATCACTCAGAAATAAGTTTAAGAAGGAAAGGCAGCCTCTTGTTGCCAACAATGAAATACAGCGACTGAAAGAGAGATGGGCAAGAAGGAAGCGACCTCTTCAGACAGCGGAAGCTTATCCAAGTACCATGGTAAAAATCTTGAATTTGGCAGTAAACTTTGTATAATTGCAATTTCTGCGATTAATCCATGGGCATCATCGTCATTTTAAAGGATTAAAAATGGCAAGGCCTGCAAAATATCTGTTCAAATCCTGTCTTCATATTTTCAGCCCTTGAAATTAATTCAGTTTTACAGTATGAACATcacatgaaatatgaaaagcaATATTATATGGAAATCAATATTTAGACATAATGAAAAGTATTATTCAATGGCATTATCTATACTtaaaacagtgatacattttgaaaaataaaacttgtgATTTGCTTATACCTGATCCTTCTGCTATTACGAAAACATTTGGCTGTTTATAGCATTATCtcttttaatgtgaaaaaaacactaaataataattttaacgaTGTATtgccataaaaaaattattcatacccacctattaaattaactttttttgcatTCAGTCCTTATTTAAACATAACGTGCATCTTAAAGGCCATACTTTCACTGATTGCTTTATTATTAAGAAACTTGGCATTGTGCTGCATCCTTTTTCCAGACTCCAATACTCTCCAGGAGGACAATCATTTTGGCCTTCAAAAACCctgataaatgttattttccaAAATGGGAAGCTAATAGTATAATAAGATGCATCTTATGTTCTACTAAAGAAATGATTGTATTGTGTATATAGTGTAATTTGTGACTACAGGCCAATGTCATGCCAAAATTTACAGTTAACTCGAACCTGGTTCCAACGAGTTGATTGGTCACTGTAAATTTCAACTGAGAATATTTTGGCTTTTTTGTAGTTATAAATAAGTCTATGCAGAATGACCATTGGTCCTTTTCCCCTCATATTTTTAAAGTCGCTGCTCCCAATGTTGTAGTTTGAGAGTTTGTAACAATTTAACTACCCCAATAGGTTGATGCAGGAGAAGATGAAAGAAGCATCAGGGAACATCTCCGAGTAATAAAGGAGGAAACCGAGAAGCTTAGACCAAACTTGGAGCTTCTTAAAGAAAGGATGGCGCTGATAAAAATCTACCGGAGACACTTTGTGTCTAACCACAGCACGGAGGAGATTATCTCTAAATTTCCATGTTTCAGACTGGCCAAAATGGTAAGTACAGTAGTGTATTAATTTCCTCCATAGTTATGACTTATGACTAACAAGTTATGACTGTCTTTCTACTTTGCCTTCATCTTAACATAAGCTCCTTTGGGATCTGAGAGACCGTACCAACGTTGATGTGGACCAACAGATTCTCTCTCAGCTCTCGGTAATGGCACCTAAAATCCTTCAAGTTTCACGGAGTCCCCTGATGGAGAAGTTCAGGTGTGTGGTTGATGACTGTGAAGATGGCAGACTGAAAAAAGGTAATTAAATCTGC contains:
- the LOC113067557 gene encoding sterile alpha motif domain-containing protein 3-like, encoding MTDFTGWTSVQVCQWLKDIDLGEFCETFEEHEIDGATLAVISERMSERLFPVIRKQSLFLTQLEKLKSTPMSRENPPRNIDNSSQAQSGPDTSLVFPTVLRMAIDRRDSDLKSASKTKLRSLLIQSLFDHLSKKTMYPTHLQYIELLSNVIMDYPYLRESIGSGYDALLESLRNKFKKERQPLVANNEIQRLKERWARRKRPLQTAEAYPSTMVDAGEDERSIREHLRVIKEETEKLRPNLELLKERMALIKIYRRHFVSNHSTEEIISKFPCFRLAKMLLWDLRDRTNVDVDQQILSQLSVMAPKILQVSRSPLMEKFRCVVDDCEDGRLKKGLQLEAAILLLPALFKEDPGLLFEVEVRHEQQLTECKASLIKALQLLLILLCK